The following DNA comes from Plasmodium vivax chromosome 11, whole genome shotgun sequence.
AGAGCGAAGCAAAGATCGGAGACATTGTCCGCATCCAGCCACTGGGGTATCGCATAGGCCCCTGGAAAAATTACATCCTCGTCAAAATTTTGTACAAGGAAAATAAGGAGTGACCCGATCATTCTTTGGCACGTTTCACAGGTAGGTGGAGTGATCctcaggggggagggaaaaaagaagtgcaTTTGCGGGGGACCTGTCTTAACTGgctcctctttttatttcccctttttcttgccTTATCCGTTCATCGTATGCCATTGTGCGCATGCTACGTGTGGTTGCCGTCATTACACTCTCTCTTTGCGTGCgcatcttcccccccctttgcgtaACAACGATCGTGCTAAATCTCTGCGCCTCCAATCCTACTTCTCACCATGGGGGCGCCTATTCGACCGATTATAATTCGACGgcgcatttatatttttaagaaacaaATTCAAGTTGTAGCTGGACTGCCGATTTTCAGCCTGGACCTGGTGGTGTTCCAGCTCCATATCCTTCAGAATTAGTTGCCTAtcaatcattttttttttatacgccTTGGTTATAAAAactttttcctccttggaCGTATCAattttgagttttttttgaATCAACATTTCCCTTTCCAATTCCCTTCGTTTGGCGCTACCGATGAGGGCGTCCATGTATTTGGACTTTCCCTTCTGGTCGCTCTCCTTCTTACTGAATATGTCATCGATGCGGATTTCCTTCTCCACTTCGTCCTTGGCTGCGGCATCGTCTTCCCTCTCTCTCGTTTTTCGTCCACTTTGGTATTTCGGTGAATGATGATCATTTGAtcgcttttccccccttttgtcaTCACCCCGATGGTCGCTTCGGTTATCTCCTTGTTCCTTATAGGAGGGGCCAtactgcttcttcccccccaagtggTTTGCTCTATCCTCATGCAGCTTGGTCAACTCGTCGCCCCTATAACCCAGGTAGcgaattttcttcttcttgtctgtttgatcaatttttaattcctccCTTGGGTTTGTTTCCCCTGGATTTTCATGCTCATAAATATACTCTCTAATTTCCCTTTcgatttgtttatttttttcttcatttattttcttattttggtTGTTCTCCAGTTCGTATGgttcctcttcatcatctgaggttccaaaaaaatcccccatttggttcTTCACACCGGTTTCTTTGGTTGTGGCCCTTCCCTCTTTATCACTTTTTCGATCAACTTCCCGACTTCCCTTTTTCAATGCCCCAGTGGAAGTGCCTTCCTCGTTACCCGTCCTCTGTTCCACCCCCTCGCCTCTACTTTTTTTGCCGAGGGATAAATTAATCTTCATCTTTCGTTATTTGCTGTTTAGCTGGCCCACTTCCCTGCTCAgtcaaaaagggaagtggCATCTTAAAAGGTCAGCACATTCAGCGCGAGATTTTCGCGCGTCCTTTCAGAGCtgctttatattttataagaacACGTAACATACGCGTGTATGCAAATGTGATGTGTTCCCTACGCAGCTGCAAATTTTACAACTTCTCTTCGTGCGGTGTTTAGCCTTATTTGTTTGCTtctcaacttttttttaaatttacttTTGCCGCCATTTTGTTCTCACTTGTTCTCTCTTCTTGTGACATGCGAGGATCACCCCTTCAGCGGCAACTTCTGCTTGTTTCGTTTGCATAACGGATTGATTTCGCGGCCCCATTTTGGCTCGCCCCAATTGAAGTGAGGCCTCCCCTTTGACCCGCACTCCCCTGAGGAAGCCAACCCCCATCGCATACGCACCGCCTGTGAACAGCGCAGCTGGTGCCGttcgcaaaaatgaatatagAGGACTTCCTAAAATTCAACAACTTAAGCTTATCCAAAGATAAAATAGCAAACAGCCTCCAAGGCAACAAAATCGGCATCCTCATAACCAATTTGGGCAGCCCCGCGAAGCCGACTTACTGGGCGCTGTACAAATATTTGGCTAGTAAGGAAAagaccaaaaggggggagaaaaaaaaggggcagaaaCAGTTGGGAAGTGCTCTGAGAAAGAGCTACTGCCCCATCTCTCTGGGGATACGcaatatttctttaaaaagaaaaaaaaaaaaatacaccccaTAATGCGCATGTACATCATACATACTGTACCGCTACCCCACATATTaacttattattttattttttatttttgtggcCACCCCCACCCCATTTTAGAGTTCCTGGGCGACCCGCGAGTTGTCAAGCTGAATCGCTTTTTGTGGCTGCCCGTGCTCTACGGCTACGTACTGCCCTTCCGCAGTggtaacgaaaaaaaagggggggaaactaattcaaaaaaaagacaccCTTTTGAGGGAAGCCAAGCCGCTCGCATATGCCCATTTACACCGCCGCAAAGTGACATACAAGATATGCGTGgcattttctcccccctcccaTGATCACCACCTCATGTGTGCTCCCCGCAGGAAAGTCCCTAtccaaatataaaaatgtgtggACAGAGGAGGGGTCCCCTCTATGCGTGAACACGCACAACCAGTGCGCGGCGCTGAAGGAGCGTCTATTTGCAAAGTAACTgcgagggaaaaaaacgccctCCTATGAATCCATGTGAATGTGTGCATGCGAACAGTCTTAAAAATGCACGATTCTCCTGCTTCCATTTGTGCGGGAAAGACTAATCCCTCAGTGGTTGGTGGCACCACGCGTTGTTCAAACGAATGGGAAgggtgccccccccaaagTCCACATTGCCACCACCCCAACACCTCACAGGTATAACGACAAAGTTGCCATCACCTACGGAATGCGGTACGGAGAGAGGTCCATAAAAAGGGCACTGAGCTATTTGAAGGGCAAAAACATAAACAAGCTTCTAGTAGTGCCCCTCTACCCCCAATCGGCCGAATGCACAGTGGCATCCACACTTGACTGCATaggagaaaatttaaaaaattggaataaCATCCCAGAGTTGCGGTTCCTATCGGGATACTGTCTAAATGAAAAGTACCTAAACAGTATGACCGAGTgtattcaaaatttttggaaaaaaaacggaaggggaaacaaattaATCATATCCTACCATTCCATACCCACCAAAACGGTGGAGGATGGAGATCtctatccttttttttgtatcgAAAGTACAAACCAGTTGATTAAAAAGCTGAACCTTCGGAAGGAAGATTACCTTTTGGCTTTCCAATCGAGAATAGAAGGCCAGAAATGGATACAGCCATGTatcgaaaatattttaaagcaGTTGTCTTCTGATGGCTGTGATGTGGTTGATGTGGTTTGCCCATCCTTTTCCGCTGACTGCTTGGAGACACTAGAAGAAATTGAAATAACCTATCGGCAGCAGTTCCTTCAGTATGGCAATGGACGTCTGCGATATATCAGCTGCTTAAATTATTCCAAAGTGGGCATTGATTTTCTCATGGGCATTATTGAGGAGAACATGGTGGGATGGTAGGTAGGCAGGCAATCTGCTTGCCCATCCGTCATCTTTCCACCACATGTCCCATTTGATTCATCCCAACGGTACAGAGATATATGTATACTGTGCCTGCATATACATTTGCATATTTCCAACGGGGGGTCCACACCCCTACCCCTTGCTGCATACATCAgcagtgcaaaaaaaaaaaaaaatgtacacagcTGGGTATGCACATCACGGggattttctcccccctatTGGCCAcccatttttcatttggctaaaaattaaaaaaattataaaaagggagcacaaaatggtgactcccacaaaatgggaactcccacaaaatgggaactccACAAAATGGTAACCTCCACAAAGTGCTTTTTGCTTACCAGTTacacgatttttttttttttcgcacccCATTTGCTGTGCAAATGCAGGAATGCCAACATTTGTCGttaatttttccctccccacAATTTTAACAACGCCTGCTCGCATGCATCCTTACCCCCGCGCGGAGCAGTATATACGTAGGTAATAtacgttttatttaaaaaaatgcctctTGGAAATCCCCCGCGTTGCGTCATTTGTGGCTACATAAAACGCCCCTTCTGGTGAGCACTACGCAAAGTGGGGAGAAAGCTAAGATGCATTTGGATTTGCAACTTGCCAAGGATAGGCCGACTTTATACCGTCGTAGaaacggaagaaaaaaaaaaataaaataaaacaatgcGAAACGAAATgttacaaaataaagcaaaccCACCCCTCAACAATGAAAGGGGCTCACCCCAAAGGAGAAAGCGATACGCCATTTTTAATGCGGAGCACAAGGACCTCCGTGCAAATGAGCCACCCATGCGACGTACGCGCATTGCAAACCAAACGTATGTATAGAATAAATCcacattcctttttaagttTAAAAATTAGCGATTCTCCAGGGGCACTGCTCAGCATGCGCGTTTGAAATGTTCCCGCGGGCGGATTAACAAACCAGCGCGCGTGGAAcggtaattcttttttctcctttttaaaaaaaaaaaaaaaaagtaatacgAACGAGTGGAAGTTCCCATACGAAGAAATGGCCTCGTAAGAAGGGAACAGGAAAAAGTGCCCCCGCGAAAGAGCAAGCATAGCATGTATAGCTAAATAGCGCCGCTTATGAGAtacccatttttaccccccaACAATTTGATAAGCTAAATTCCCAGGGTTAACTCTGCCAGATCAGCTGCGCCCTGGCAGCcgaacaatttgaaaaatagaCGAGGGGAAAAGGAGATAGAGTGAAGCAAGAAGTTGGCACCACCCCGTGACAGATAGCCAATCAGCCAAATGGAAGACCCCATCACGAGGTTCTACAAATGCAGAAAAACCTGCTGTGAGATGCTCGAGGACAGGGGGTACATCATAACACCCAGGGAGAAGCTGGAAAACTTTGCCACCTTTAaggaacaatttgaagaaaatgaaaagctgtAAGAAAGAGCACTTACAAAATCCACGTGGGATAAAGAGGACATTTGCTAATGCATGCTCCTCCACGTTGGAAAAAACGTgccgagttttttttttttttttaccctcttttttaaaataataaaccgCTATAAGAAGAAGCGTGTACGATGGCTAACCATCCGCTTTGCCCTTTCCCCCGCTTCCTCTTTCAGACGATCCAGAATGACTATCATCACAAGTCACAAGAACGACGCGAACAACAAAATTATAGTTTACTTCGCggatgaaattaaaaaaacgggAGTCAAACCTTTGAGAGAGTAACACACCAAAGGCGCTAAAACGATGCGACCGTCGGGGGCGCATCCGCTTATATAATGTCACATGTGTCCCCTCCACACCTATCGCCGCCATTCACACCTATCGCTGCCATTCACACCTATGGCCACCCTCCACATGCAATTTTAACTTAAAATTATAACCTTTCAGGCTGACGGAAAAAATGGACGAAAAGTCAATTCAGAGAGCAATTCTTGTGACGCAAAATACGTTGACGCCCTTCGCGCGAGATGTAATTCTTACGCGCAAAAAGATGAGATGATAACTTTGTTCCGTCTTTTTCTATACATAAGAAATGAacttgttttttattttattttttccacccgcCGACACCTCCACCTTTTGTTTGCTCTCCTATTTAGGCAATTAAGGAAGCTGCCCCGAGACACATcatagaaaattttttggaCACCGAATTGTTGGTAAgacagttaaaaaaaaggaattaacaaattatttgtgttaacaaaaaaaagcgacaCCTCATTTGCGAGGAGGTGAAAAGGGGTATACACTTGCCACGCGGgtgtctccatttttttttggggggggtcATCCTCCTACCCGAAAGTAACTCCTGACGCGACATTGATATATCCCCCGTCAATTTTGACTTCCCCAGGTTAACATAACGAAGCACGAACTCGTTCCAAGGCACATCCCCCTCACGAGTgacgaaaaaaggaacctcCTACAACGATATAAGGTAAAGCACAAAGAGGAGAAACAtgcaaaggaaaagaaacgaaTGGGCAGAGTGAAATTGCGCTGTTGCTACGCATTATTTATACGCCCTTTGGGGTGATGCTAAAATTGATCAAGCGGGAAAATAAACCCATATGCTTCGTTATGCTAGTACTCGCATTGAAGCAGGCGTGGAGAAATTTCCATTCAGCACTCCTCCCCTTGCACTCCTCCCCTTGCACTCCTCCCCTTGCACTCCTCCCCTTGCACTCCTCCCCGTGCACTCCTCCCCTTGCACTCCTCCCCTTGCACTTCTCCCACTGCCTTCTTTTCAGATTAAGGAAAACAAGTTGCCTCGAATTCAGGACGTGGATCCTGTGTGTCGATACTTCGGCCTCGCAAAGGgacaggtaaaaaaaaaaaaaaaaaaaaaaaaagtgcaaacggCAAGGAGCCTGTTTTCGCCACACACAGTTACCCCTTTGCCCatgcgcttctccccccatgtGCATGACATTTTTGTATGCTTCCACGCCTTCCCTTGCAATTCCTCAGGTTGTTAAAATAATCAGGCCCAGTGAAACGGCTGGTAGGTACGTGACCTACAGGCTCGTGGTTTGAGACCCTCCCATTTCGCGTGTCGGCTTCATCTCCCTGCAGATTGTCGAtccatttttgtcatttttttttttttttcctgttttgtTGCTTATTACCACGATTTCGTGAAAACAAGCAGTCACGCTACTCCCTATTTCACGCCACCTTAATGGTGAACATGCGTGCAGTTGCTTCTCCgagtttttctccccctcgcgTTAACCGATTTGAATGTTTGCCatccccctcctttttatttcgtttcctcgttaccttttttttgatactgcaaaattaaaactcTTTGCTGAacttggcaattttttaaccttttcaAAAGGTGACACGTTTAGGGGGGCGACACAATTAGGAGGATGCAGTGCTTACCCCCCATTTGGATTCGTCTCACCCTAGTGGCACCACCTCTGTCTGGCCGCCACTCAATGGGGGTGGCTCAAAACTGGAGGCCTGGTTCGCCCAAATGGAAACCTTATTCCGTTCCGCCACGGCGAACAAGCCGGAAAAGGGATGAAAGTCCAGGAAATTGAAACTGTTAAACTTGTACGTCTGAATGCAGTCTATcacctccattttttgtaaattacaCAGGTTGACGGAGCACTTGTCCGTAATTGAGATGAAGAGTTTATTATCCGACCGTATCGCCAAATCGCTCATGCTATACGTTGGGCAGTGTGCCTTTTTGGCCAAACAGACCTGTTCATTTGGACCGAAGTTAAGGGAATACACAGAATTGCTGCTCGTACTAACGACacatttgtttttacttACGTGATAACTTAAGACATTTTCCTTCACGTCTATTATAAAACTCGAAACA
Coding sequences within:
- a CDS encoding DNA-directed RNA polymerase II 23 kDa polypeptide, putative (encoded by transcript PVX_115200A), with protein sequence MEDPITRFYKCRKTCCEMLEDRGYIITPREKLENFATFKEQFEENEKLRSRMTIITSHKNDANNKIIVYFADEIKKTGVKPLRELTEKMDEKSIQRAILVTQNTLTPFARDAIKEAAPRHIIENFLDTELLVNITKHELVPRHIPLTSDEKRNLLQRYKIKENKLPRIQDVDPVCRYFGLAKGQVVKIIRPSETAGRYVTYRLVV
- a CDS encoding ferrochelatase, putative (encoded by transcript PVX_115205A), which produces MNIEDFLKFNNLSLSKDKIANSLQGNKIGILITNLGSPAKPTYWALYKYLAKFLGDPRVVKLNRFLWLPVLYGYVLPFRSGKSLSKYKNVWTEEGSPLCVNTHNQCAALKERLFAKYNDKVAITYGMRYGERSIKRALSYLKGKNINKLLVVPLYPQSAECTVASTLDCIGENLKNWNNIPELRFLSGYCLNEKYLNSMTECIQNFWKKNGRGNKLIISYHSIPTKTVEDGDLYPFFCIESTNQLIKKLNLRKEDYLLAFQSRIEGQKWIQPCIENILKQLSSDGCDVVDVVCPSFSADCLETLEEIEITYRQQFLQYGNGRLRYISCLNYSKVGIDFLMGIIEENMVGW
- a CDS encoding hypothetical protein, conserved (encoded by transcript PVX_115210A); the encoded protein is MKINLSLGKKSRGEGVEQRTGNEEGTSTGALKKGSREVDRKSDKEGRATTKETGVKNQMGDFFGTSDDEEEPYELENNQNKKINEEKNKQIEREIREYIYEHENPGETNPREELKIDQTDKKKKIRYLGYRGDELTKLHEDRANHLGGKKQYGPSYKEQGDNRSDHRGDDKRGEKRSNDHHSPKYQSGRKTREREDDAAAKDEVEKEIRIDDIFSKKESDQKGKSKYMDALIGSAKRRELEREMLIQKKLKIDTSKEEKVFITKAYKKKMIDRQLILKDMELEHHQVQAENRQSSYNLNLFLKNINAPSNYNRSNRRPHGEK